TCAAAACAGAAATGCATATTATTGCTTTATGACCTTTTTCCATCCTGGTGAAATTTAAACGTTTTAAAACAGTGCCAAGAAAGTCCATATGTACATTTTTGGTGCTCATGATACAACCaataatacaaaataacatGGACCAAAATACTTGAGAAAATCCATGTAAAAACAATTAAAGATTCATGTGCCGATAAAAGGCATGACCACAATTTAacatggttttaaattttggtaCAATTTAATAGAGCAGAAACATACCCTGAGAATACTTCCACCAGCCACGCCACCTCTTATCTCATCAACCTCAAAACCAGGCTTATTGACATCAAAAGACCGGATTACAATCATATTTGGAGGCGACACAAAGTTCCTTTCTGGAATGGGGATCTTTTTCACAATATACTCGCACACAACATCAATATTATACTTCAGCTGTGCAGAAATTGGCACCACAGGTGCTCCATCAGCAACAGTCCCCTATAAACAAAAGTCAACCAACACTATTCAGCACACTGAATAATGAATTGTTTTTGCATCAAAGACAGCCTACAAGAACTTACCTGAATAAACTTCCGGATCGCCTCATGCTGGTTGATGGCTACATTCTCCTGAATTAAGTCTACTTTATTTTGAAGGATGATTATATGTTGGAGGCGCATAATTTCGACAGCAGCCAGGTGTTCGGAAGTTTGGGGTTGAGGGCAGCTTTCATTGGCTGCTATTAGAAGTAGAGCTCCATCCATAATTGCAGCTCCATTGAGCATCGTAGCCATGAGGATATCGTGACCCTGTCGAATTGGTTAAGAAACCATCATATCGCCATGAGCTCAAGACCAAATATATCATGATTTAGCATCATAATATGATATGCAAGCACAGACTTCCACTAAGAAAATTATCTCAGAATAGAAAGAAACACGGCCTCCAATAGGATTGACAACACATGAAAATACTTCCAACAAGGAAGCACTTATACATGAGCTAAGGCTAAGCATGTTCAAGACTTCCGAAAGTAGGACCTTCCAGTTGCAAAATTTAGGAATACCATGTATAGAGCACATCATGGAACCTAAATTACctgagacatttttttttatcagtaaaaagcAGGTTTTAAACTTGAGATATATTATACCCAATCATACAACTGTACATACAAAcaataattgttaataataagcATTTTAGAATCTTACTGGGCAATCTACAAAGGAGACGTGTCTCAGCAATTTCATTCTGCTGTTTTCAAACCCTGGCACGTCGCACAGAGGACTATCTTCCTTCCCACTTCCATAAGCCCTATATCAACAATGTAACATATCAAAGAATTCTGCTAgctaaatgaaaatataattgaaCTCGTTGAATAGTTACCCACTTGTAGCACATAGGTCGAGGGCACCGCTCATCTTCGCATTTGTAGATCTTTGCATTAGCATAACCAAGCTTGATGGTAATGTTGCGCTCCAACTCATTTTTGAAACGAACAGTCTGGGATGATTGACCAAACAGAGGTATAACTCCAAAATTTTACCATTTAGAGTTTGTAGCAAGGAAAATTTTGATACATAGCACTCCAAAGcttgtttttttccttatctAAACTCAaactttaataataaataacggTCAAGCATAGGTTTGCCTcaatcaaacaaaagaaatcagACCAGCGGCATCCACTCCATAGTGGATAAATACCACTAGACCAAGACACCTTAGCTTAACCAGTGAACGTTCACTAAATTTCCAGCGGGACTGTTAAAGAGACTCAAAAAGTGTTGAAATATTCAGATTTCCCATTCCCATGAAAACTAAAGAATCAACATTTGTCTGGAACAAGCTCAATTAAGATTATTGAGAAGTACTTTCCTTGTCCAAAAGTGACTGAATGGTATTTAATCCTTTCACTGGATAGAATACAGTTCTACAGTTGACTAAAATTTTGATAAGTAGTTCCATAGTTGAGTAAGATTAATATATGATAACATGAATATATTGAAGCATACTATAACTGCAAGACCTAAGGATTCATACAGTTAATGCTTACAGAAAGAAATGCATTGCAAATTAGAAGCAGtatctatattaatattaatcacCTGAACACCAGATATCGCTTTTACAACTGTGGACTTCCCATGTGCCACGTGACCTATAGTGCCTGATATAATGAATTTAGTCCCAAACAATCAGCGTCAGATATAAATTTTGGGATCTACAACCAATCACCAACTAGATGAATGAAAGTTCAATCACGCATAACTGCTGTGGTAACCAACAAGTGAAAGGAGGCTTTAGCTTTTCATAGGGAACAAAAGTTACCAATATTGATTGTAGCCTGGCGAGATATAACCTCGGGTGAGAGTGGATTTAGTTTCATTACATCCAGTTTGCTCAGGT
Above is a genomic segment from Juglans microcarpa x Juglans regia isolate MS1-56 chromosome 1D, Jm3101_v1.0, whole genome shotgun sequence containing:
- the LOC121265300 gene encoding eukaryotic translation initiation factor 2 subunit gamma-like isoform X1 produces the protein MSRKGLMEQDLSKLDVMKLNPLSPEVISRQATINIGTIGHVAHGKSTVVKAISGVQTVRFKNELERNITIKLGYANAKIYKCEDERCPRPMCYKAYGSGKEDSPLCDVPGFENSRMKLLRHVSFVDCPGHDILMATMLNGAAIMDGALLLIAANESCPQPQTSEHLAAVEIMRLQHIIILQNKVDLIQENVAINQHEAIRKFIQGTVADGAPVVPISAQLKYNIDVVCEYIVKKIPIPERNFVSPPNMIVIRSFDVNKPGFEVDEIRGGVAGGSILRGVLKVNQFIEVRPGIVVKDESGNMRCTPIYSRIVSLYAEQNELQFAVPGGLIGVGTTMDPTLTRADRLVGQVLGEVGSLPEVFVELEVNFFLLRRLLGVRTKGTERQGKVSKLIKQEILMLNIGSMSTGAKVLAVKNDLAKLQLTSPVCTSRGEKIALSRRVEKHWRLIGWGQIQAGTTLDVPPCPI
- the LOC121265300 gene encoding eukaryotic translation initiation factor 2 subunit 3-like isoform X2, whose amino-acid sequence is MCYKAYGSGKEDSPLCDVPGFENSRMKLLRHVSFVDCPGHDILMATMLNGAAIMDGALLLIAANESCPQPQTSEHLAAVEIMRLQHIIILQNKVDLIQENVAINQHEAIRKFIQGTVADGAPVVPISAQLKYNIDVVCEYIVKKIPIPERNFVSPPNMIVIRSFDVNKPGFEVDEIRGGVAGGSILRGVLKVNQFIEVRPGIVVKDESGNMRCTPIYSRIVSLYAEQNELQFAVPGGLIGVGTTMDPTLTRADRLVGQVLGEVGSLPEVFVELEVNFFLLRRLLGVRTKGTERQGKVSKLIKQEILMLNIGSMSTGAKVLAVKNDLAKLQLTSPVCTSRGEKIALSRRVEKHWRLIGWGQIQAGTTLDVPPCPI